The Besnoitia besnoiti strain Bb-Ger1 chromosome IV, whole genome shotgun sequence genome contains a region encoding:
- a CDS encoding hypothetical protein (encoded by transcript BESB_054800) has protein sequence MEQVSVQRLHPARSLPGTRLVVTPLADNSPAYPPAPSCATEIFLCSPSPSSSTRLRSLVQKPEGRSQRLRSVIGLANSKQDSSSSSSVVKSSASPAKSRGGVAPPCPRQSVALGNERPPERRPALASSGLRPLASASLACAASPPSALAHSSLTGPARAVDVECRAAGAGGRVQVDFAAAPKHSAPFPACSALSETARAPPRAAPAGEAQADGKAAQSLLARSRPTREAADAPRESKAVKKGPVSLAQRYPRHAIPLEEVERRRRSRERRAEGRLDSFSSEPTEESSREIPALTEFLHASPTREPEERGKTHTDVSLPPSAWALEAAHEAYREELRRRARLTREARQADPEEETRRFVREVLQRECEFFSSAHTPRTRRRNSTHRQESPSVDALPHPPVFTARVPEATSEGEASRAEGPEDAEDEESPPPAEPEMSPEECLYVPRSRLCMPLGTLDSLPSSPADTRRRYTSPTKPGEEPLREETRQGADGKETSGRRASVLSLRDDLQGDALNEQDVQDKHTTKLKAARQGRGFDREDLDPRIDARFPRPRAGGRSRAHSKSPVRDSALAASSTLAAAPAHLRGLAPRVAPPQSSFRSPAFSAEAGGLARPRSVEGERLGGLVTGLPTAAWEQPAGSTSLRLLAREAEATGSRERIPQPRAGAGDSVESQGVEATKLRKARSAMIPAYCYLVQSREGARRPPVPAASPLSFGPPPSAVRGDSGTSPLSVRESRQRRAAPFLSPLCPSFAAASPTRAPPSLEAEPVRTPKLLPSRLPSSVFSVATDRARASPRAAVGFGLGSADTSEGGGHGATPSLATTIFGGAARPQKTLRDESRERIQRQTALRLAEENLALQERHKRLSEEASRTARLEASAREARTRAKNYSLLYRDQQKKARELQDTVDAMVAELQMARAELVTARDSLHEQAASQRHLEESWVSRGAESGHGATGGRRLSSLRASRSSSRSSRARLVERETSEDDVPVPWALRQSKLRGNLQAEDSAGSVTFRPDPSPPAQRPPRARLLSLTPTVPSAPPSPLRRGSPSGCASPSLRRPSLSHPSGRRLSSPRFGASCEADDAASRRREARLHGWRGDECADFAGRDDGRNCRRSDDEDFVVRSRPPVEAPYVLSPHSPRERSGPRPAAAADLCVTGETFDFLPFSASPRSLSSASPPAPPRDMYPGDGEELVAQGRHVGFLGDPDDPRDDGVRRRRCRGFDRDDSAHASLSSSDVGELLQTLTGVGELLKPLAQAAGRHDDRGVSPALDVPAVLEKLRASRHLHPALDRLYKDLYSLYFPHGGEAGRGRGEPLFAEEEAARRREPRERPTEEEILISSFNPFAEREREVELGPGARVSSGRKGDEKRRREQETLLTQRLRKSYEELWLNVRMRQDIDADAKEEERRKKQMRKQKKKEMKRRAADGLRIGVEFHPSGLTETTRRGHGDESDASEGRPKLAWKDAAVVSGASVLRFAAPPVPLPTEIKAKHESSDSDFSSLPSEASPRRGNRVSLRHASHPGCTSSVSPSRTPINTEHRSFLSHSRRGASSSASPPSRVSACPSVYGSSPSSRRPVSSLCSAPASRVALSATRLSTRESSRRHETGEKREEKSAFGMFDPARFQENLEHVSRRNRRRGSHSTSDGDSRQATRGSRARTPARWAPVGAFYERTPKQAQLGDFEEAKEFRWGPRSYSSSEEERARRHDKEKRTRKKEKERRREERLSRHQERHRRGERRHRHHFSPTHRHGSRSSREREHRRERHWSSRRRDSSSEYERKGRRASSYSSASPDRARAPPAARARKDGPLKAPSSPAGAGAAPQRSSAPSAADAKADKDSPLGPPPSKAAKAKGLASKAGCSSLKAVEASPSSAAAQGTSPVSDKSRVEVLEDSEGKAKAAASTKKEGEGAAKPQVKKEENGGKDTGAAAAKSAEKTEVKAAAAADEKKIDGGDSGEKPPPGKGTGKKAPPPPKVGIVRLNTIYGKHEDDAGEKDAKVGSVTPEGKAAPAEADEARKDAGEALRKAEKDAQCAKNGKTEEDRANGGEEKKQVEGAKSAAPKKDGGEKAKESDAAKKEEASKASGDKKAKADKPKESSPEAAAASDKKEEGPRKKPSNGARPLLAAGENVLSPSKSLCFAMKQQQPSPQSGVLCKSAQGVQVVVSPEGQGEAAASKTDSKMPPKADSAGTAPSGGPMTEEAKKRKLQELRRLLRKHKGLRLPRLGRKGKKIRDPTMHDTFSTDAVQNIVEDLAAAGLWDPSGMDYSVADLLEAEDDEEEAESPRQPPPSLLKRGSGGAASRGELEA, from the exons ATGGAGCAAGTTAGTGTCCAGCGGCTGCATCCGGCGAGGTCCTTGCCCGGCACCC GCCTCGTCGTGACGCCTCTGGCGGACAATTCGCCGGCCtacccgccggcgccgtcctGCGCCACTGAGATCTTTCTTtgctctccttctccctcgtcctcGACGCGGCTTCGGTCGCTCGTGCAGAAGCCAGAGGGCAggtcgcagcggctgcgaagcGTCATCGGCTTGGCTAACTCCAAGCAAgactcctcgtcgtcttcctcggtCGTGaagtcctctgcgtctcccgcgaAATCCCGAGGCGGAGTCGCGCCTCCCTGTCCGCGGCAAAGCGTCGCCCTCGGGAACGAGCGGCCGCCTgagcggaggccggcgcttGCGTCTTCCGGTCTGCGTCCACTggcttctgcctcgctcgcctgtgCGGCTTCCCCGCCTTCCGCGCTTGCCCACTCGTCCCTCACggggccggcgcgcgcggtcgACGTCGAGTGTCGCGCTGCAGGGGCTGGCGGAAGAGTCCAAGTCGActtcgcagcagcgccgaagcACAGCGCGCCCTTTCCGGCGTGTTCGGCGCTTTCCGAgaccgcgcgggcgcctcccagggcggcgccggcgggcgaagCTCAGGCCGAcgggaaggccgcgcagtCGCTCTTGGCGCGGAGCCGACCCACCCGcgaagcggcagacgcgccgcgcgagagcaaGGCAGTGAAGAAGGGGCCGGTCTCCCTCGCGCAGCGATACCCCCGACACGCCATCCCTCTCGAAGAGGTtgagcgacgcagaaggagcCGGGAGCGCAGGGCAGAGGGCAGGCTGGACTCGTTTTCTTCGGAGCCGACGGAAGAAAGCTCGAGGGAGATTCCGGCGCTCACAGAGTTTTTGCACGCGAGCCCAACTAGGGAACCAGAGGAGCGGGGTAAAACGCACACCGACGTGTCGCTGCCCCCCAGCGCGTGGGCGttggaggccgcgcacgaGGCGTACCGCGAGGAactccgtcgccgcgcccgcctgacgagagaggcgcgccaaGCAGAtccggaagaagagactcgCCGCTTCGTTCGCGAAGTTCTCCAAAGGGAATGTGAAtttttctcctccgcgcACACCCCTCGGACGAGACGTCGAAATTCAACTCACCGGCAAGAGTCTCCTTCGGTTGACGCCCTTCCGCACCCTCCGGTGTTCACTGCGCGAGTGCCTGAGGCGACCTCAGAGGGGGAGGCGTCCCGCGCAGAGGGCCCCGAAGACGCTGAGGACGAGGAAAGCCCACCCCCTGCTGAGCCGGAGATGTCCCCAGAGGAGTGTCTCTATGTGCCTcggtcgcgcctctgcatgcctctCGGAACGCTCGATTCcctcccttcttcgccggctgACACGAGGCGCAGGTATACGTCGCCGACGAAGCCCGGAGAGGAGCCCCTGCGCGAGGAAACGAGGCAGGGAGCCGACGGAAAGGAGACAAGCGGCCGACGAGCGAGCGTGCTGTCCCTTCGAGACGACCTGCAAGGAGACGCGCTGAACGAACAGGACGTGCAAGATAAGCATACGACGAAACtcaaggcggcgcggcagggtCGGGGTTTCGATCGCGAGGACTTGGATCCGAGAATCGACGCGCgctttccgcgtcctcgggcTGGAGGAAGATCTCGAGCCCACAGCAAATCAC CGGTGCGGGactcggcgctcgctgcctcttcgactctcgccgctgcgcctgctcacctccgcggcctggcgccgcgcgtcgctccgccgcagagctccttccgctcgcctgccttctccgcggaggccggagggcttgcgcggccgcggtcggtggagggcgagcgcctgGGGGGCCTGGTCACGGGGCTTCCGACCGCGGCATGGGAGCAGCCGGCGGGCTCTACGTCCCTGCGGCTCCTGGCGCGTGAGGCTGAAGCCACcggaagccgcgagcgcatcccgcagccacgcgccggcgcgggggaTTCGGTCGAGTCCCAGGGGGTTGAGGCCACCAAGCTGCGCAAGGCGCGAAGTGCCATGATTCCGGCATACTGCTACCTGGTGCAGTCgcgggagggcgcgcggcggccgccagttccggcagcgtctcctctctctttcggcccgccgccgtctgcagtGCGAGGAGACTCTGGCACGTCTCCTCTGTCCGTGCGCGAGTcgcgacagcggcgggcggcgcctttTCTTTCGCCCCTCTGTCCCTCGttcgcagctgcctcgccgactcgcgcgccgcctagCCTGGAAGCCGAGCCAGTCCGCACCCCGAAGCTCCTACCCTCGAGGCTGCCTTCTTCGGTGTTTTCAGTCGCCACAGATCGAGCCagggcttcgccgcgcgcggccgtggGCTTCGGGTTGGGCTCGGCCGACACCAGCGAGGGTGGCGGGCACGGTGCGACGCCCAGCCTCGCCACGACCATCttcggaggcgccgcgcggccgcagaagacacTGAGGGACGAATCGCG GGAAAGGATTCAAAGGcagacggcgctgcgcctcgccgaggagaacttggcgctgcaggagagGCATAAGCGTTTgtcggaggaggcgagccgaaCGGCCAGGCTCGAGGCCTCAG CCCGCGAAGCCAGGACACGTGCGAAGAACTACTCGCTTCTCTACCGGGACCAACAGAAGAAGGCTCGAGAGCTCCAAGACACCGTCGACGCTATGGTCGCAG AGCTTCAGATGGCGCGTGCAGAGCTCGTGACAGCGCGCGACTCGCTGCATGAgcaggcggcgtcgcagcgtcATTTGGAGGAGAGTTGGGTCTCGCGCGGTGCCGAGAGCGGCCATGGAGCCacgggcgggcggcgtctcaGTTCGCTGCGGGCTTCACGCAGCTCGTCGAGGTCCTCTCGCGCCCGACTCGTGgagcgcgagacgagcgAGGACGATGTCCCGGTTCCGTGGGCGCTGAGGCAGTCGAAGCTGCGCGGAAATCTGCAGGCTGAG GATTCCGCTGGCTCGGTGACATTCCGGCCGGACCCGagcccgcctgcgcagcgacctccgagggcgcgtctcctcagTCTGACGCCGACGGTGCCGTccgctccgccgtcgccgcttcgTCGCGGTTCTCCCTCCGGTTGCGCCTCACCTTCTCTCCGGCGGCCTTCTCTTTCGCATCCGTCTGGGCGGCGCTTGTCTTCCCCGCGCTTCGGCGCGTCCTGTGAGGCCGACGACGCTGCAAGCCGCCGGCGGGAGGCCCGTCTGCATGgctggagaggcgacgaatGTGCGGATTTTGCCGGGAGAGATGATGGGAGGAACTGCAGAAGGAGCGACGATGAAGATTTTGTCGTCAGGAGTCGACCTCCGGTGGAGGCGCCGTACGTCCTTTCGCCTCACTCGCCTCGAGAACGAAGCggcccgcggcctgcggcggcagcggaccTTTGTGTGACCGGAGAAACCTTCGACTTCCTccctttttctgcgtctccgcgctctctctcctccgcctcgcctccagcgccgccgagggaTATGTACCCCGGCGATGGTGAGGAACTCGTCGCACAGGGTAGGCACGTGGGATTTCTGGGCGACCCCGACGACCCGCGAGACGATGGCGTGAGGCGGAGACGGTGCCGGGGTTTCGACCGCGACGAcagcgcgcacgcgtcgctctcttcctcgGACGTTGGAGAGCTGCTTCAAACGCTCACGGGAGTTGGGGAGCTTCTGAAGCCTCTTGCCCAGGCTGCGGGGCGACACGACGACCGTGGGGTCTCACCGGCTCTCGACGTGCCGGCAGTCCTAGAGAAgcttcgcgcgtctcggcaTCTGCATCCTGCGCTGGATCGCCTTTATAAGGATCTCTACAGTCTCTATTTCCCGCatggcggcgaagcgggccgaggacgaggcgagccgctgttcgctgaagaggaggcagcgcgcagacgcgagcccCGCGAACGCCCCACAGAGGAAGAGATCCTCATCTCCTCTTTTAACCCCTTCGCGGAAAGGGAAAGGGAGGTGGAGCTCGgcccaggcgcgcgagtgtcCTCTGGCCGCAAAGGCgacgagaagcggcggcgcgagcaaGAGACTCTCCtcacgcagcgcctccgcaagAGCTACGAAGAGCTCTGGCTGAACGTTCGCATGCGTCAAGATATTGACGCAGACGCCAAAGAAGAGGAACGGAGAAAAAAGCAAAtgaggaagcagaaaaagaaagagatGAAGCGAAGGGCAGCCGATGGCCTGCGAATCGGTGTCGAGTTCCACCCTAGTGGCCTCACAGAAACGACCAGAAGAGGACATGGTGACGAGTCAGATGCGTCTGAAGGCCGACCAAAACTCGCGTGGAAAGACGCCGCCGTTGTCAGCGGAGCGAGCGTCCTGCGCTTTGCG GCGCCGCCTGTCCCACTTCCAACGGAGATCAAGGCAAAACACGAATCCTCGGATTCCG ATTTCTCATCGCTCCCGTCAGAGGCCTCCCCTCGCAGAGGCAACCGCGTCAGCCTGCGTCACGCGTCGCATCCCGGGTGCACTTCCTCGGTCTCGCCCAGCCGCACGCCGATTAACACTGAACACCGTTCTTTCCTCTCGCactcgaggcgcggcgcctcctcttcagcctctcctccttcccGTGTATCTGCTTGTCCTTCGGTCTACGGGtcgtctccgtcttctcgccggccggtctcgtctctctgttCCGCGCCAGCTTCGCGGGTTGCCCTCTCTGCTACTCGGTTGAGCACACGAGAGAGCTCTCGTAGACACGAAACGGGAGAGAAACGGGAAGAGAAGTCCGCATTCGGGATGTTCGATCCTGCGCGGTTCCAGGAGAACTTGGAGCATGTCTCGCGGCGCAAtaggcgcagaggcagccacTCCACCTCGGACGGAGACagccggcaggcgacgcgcgggtcgcgggcCCGCACACCCGCCCGTTGGGCTCCAGTCGGCGCCTTCTACGAGCGGACCCCAAAACAAGCCCAGCTTGGAGActtcgaggaggcgaaagagtTCCGCTGGGGGCCGCGGTCGTATTCGTCTTCAGAAGAGGaacgggcgcggagacatgACAAAGAAAAGCGCACgaggaaaaaggagaaagagcggcggcgcgaagagcgcctgTCGAGACACCaagagagacacaggcgcggcgagcggagacatCGGCACCACTTTTCCCCAACGCATCGCCACGGATCGCGATCTAGCCGCGAAAGGGAgcacaggagagagagacactggTCATctcgcagaagagacagctCATCCGAATATGAAAGGAaagggcgtcgcgcgtcATCAT actcctctgcgtctccagaCCGTGCGCGGgccccgcctgcggcccGGGCGCGCAAGGACGGGCCTCTCaaggcgccttcgtcgcccgccggcgccggcgccgctcctcagcggtcctctgcgccctcagCGGCTGACGCGAAAGCCGACAAGGACAGCCCTCTcgggcctccgccgtcaAAGGCTGCGAAGGCCAAGGGCCTCGCGTCCAAGGCCGGGTGTAGCTCTCTGAAAGCGGTAGAAGCGTCTccgagctccgccgccgcacaagGCACGTCGCCGGTGTCTGACAAGAGCCGCGTCGAGGTCCTTGAGGACTCCGaagggaaggcgaaggccgctgcATCGACGAAAAAGGAAGGCGAAGGTGCGGCGAAACCCCAAGTGAAAAAGGAGGAAAATGGCGGCAAGGAcaccggcgcggccgccgcgaaatccgcggagaaaacggaggtgaaggcggccgcagcagccgacgagaagaaaatcgacggcggcgactccgGAGAGAAGCCTCCTCCAGGGAAAGGCAcagggaagaaggcgccgcctccaccaAAGGTTGGGATCGTTCGCCTCAACACGATTTACGGAAAGCACGAGGATGACGCAGGGGAAAAAGACGCGAAAGTGGGCTCGGTTACGCCCGAGGGCAAagcagcgcccgccgagGCCGACGAAGCCCGCAAGGATGCAGGTGAAGCTCTCAGGAAGGCGGAAAAAGACGCGCAATGCGCAAAGAACGGGAAAaccgaagaagacagagcgaacggaggggaggagaagaaacaaGTGGAAGGCGCGAAATCTgcagcgccgaagaaggacggcggagaaaaagcgaaagagTCGGATGCAGCGAAAAAGGAAGAGGCGAGCAAG GCATCGG GCGATAaaaaggcgaaggcagacAAGCCGAAAGAATCCTCTCC